From the Bacillus sp. FJAT-22090 genome, the window AGTAATGTTCTTTTGCTCCTATTAACACTGCAAGTTTTGAAGTGGATGGCAATATTTTATTTTCCAGAAGGTCCATTGCCTTTACTTCTTGATCACTTAGTAATAGTAAATAAAAAGTTGCGAATAAACGAAAATGTACGACTCTCATTTGCGTCGCTTCTGCTTTTAACAATTCAAAGCTATCTTTGCTATCCTCCCACAGTCCTAATTTATATTCCGTATAAGCCAGATTATATAAACTTAACAGATAGAAATCAGTATCCTTTGACATAAGTGATACACTTTTTTTAAAATATGCAAGGGCTATAGAGTGATTTGCCATGCTATCATGAAGATCGCCTATATTGTTGTATATATGTGGTAACAATTCAATCTGATTGAACATTTCTGCATTTCTAAGTAGATGACTATATATTTCAAGTGCCTCATCATAAAGTTCCGCACGAGAGTAATTAATTGCTAGCATCATCATTACATGTAGAATCCTTTTTAAATTGTATTCTTCATAATAAGACTCCAAAGACTTTTTTCCATAAAAAATTGCTTGACTATGCTGATGTAAATGACCCTTTACTAAGCCTAAATGGTAGTAAAACTCACCTTCTAAATGGCTAATTCGATTATCCGCCTGTACTAAGCGAGTTAACAGTTCATCTCCTTCTTCGTATCTCCCTCTTAAGACTAAAAATAGCGCCTTAAAATAAGTAAATAAATACTCTTCATGTTGGGAAAAATTCTGCTTCTGTGCCTGCAACCACTTTGACTGTTCTTCCGCCTTATTAAAATCACGAATAAACACATAGTATCTTAATCTATACAGTTCATACACATAAGCGTAGTCAGTAAATACTATAATATCCACATAGTTTTCTAATTGATTAAATGCTTCTGTTATTTTTTCTTTCTCATAAAACTGGATATGATCTAAAAACTCTTTAAGCAAATGTCGAATATTCTGCTCGCTTTTTTCCACATCCTGTAAGTTAATCTCCAAGCGTTCTAGCAATAACCGTAGCGTTTCTTTGTTTGCATCCTTCGCATTATTCTCTATTTTACTGAGATGAGGAATTGAACAAATCCCCATCGCTAGCTCCCTCTGCGTTATTCCCTTTTTCGTTCGGTGATACTTAATCAATGAGCCAATTTGCACAATCTCAACTCCTAAACTTTCAGTCTACTATCATTATATAATAATCGAAATTTTCCCAATAAACAAAAGGTATATTATGTGATAGTTTAAAAGTGTACTAAAAAACAAACCGAAAAGGAGTCAAGAAGAATGAGAAAAGTGAAAATGCTCGTACTAAGTGCACTAATTGTAGGGACTTTATCCGCACCAATTCAAGTCGCAGGCGCTACACCACCTAGTGAAGACAAAAACTCCTCGGAAACATTCCGCGTTTACGTGGAAGCAAACAACAAAACAACGAAATCTACTTTAAAAGGACAGTATGAAGCACGCTGGGAATTGACAGAGAACGGATTCTCTACAGATATGAACCAAAAACAATTTGAAGCATTGCAAAAGAATAAAAATGTGACGGTAACGAAAGTGGATATCGTAACATTGGATACAGATGTACGTGTCTCCGAATTTGAAGCACTTGCAGGAGAATACCCGACGCAACAAGTACCATGGGGCATTAAAGCAATTTACAATAATAGCAATCTTACTACCACTTCAGGTGGACAAGGTATAAATATTGCAGTTCTAGACTCGGGAGTAAACACTAGCCATTATGACTTAGTGAACACAGTTGAACAATGTAAAGACTTTACAGGTTCTACCCCTCTAGTAAATGGTAGCTGTACCGATGGAAATGGTCACGGTACCCATGTAGCTGGTACTGCATTAGCAGATGGTGGTAGTGACAAAGCAGGTATTTATGGAGTAGCTCCCGAAGCTGACCTATGGGCATACAAGGTCCTTGGAGCAAATGGTTCTGGTTATTCCGATGATATCGCTGCGGCTATTCAACACACAGCAGATCAAGCAGTGGCAACAGGTACAAAAACTGTTATAAATATGTCTCTAGGCTCTTCAGTAAGCAATAGCTTAATTACTAACGCTGTAAACTATGCATATGGTAAAGGTGTTTTAATCGTTGCAGCTGCAGGAAATTCTGGTCCTGCTCAAGGCTCTATCGGATACCCAGGTGCACTTGTAAATGCAATAGCAGTAGCTGCACTTGAAAATCGTCAGCAAAACGGAACATACCGTGTAGCAGACTTTTCATCTCGTGGATACGGTTCTACTGATGGTGACTATATCATCCAACAAGGTGATATTGAAATCTCTTCACCAGGGGCTTCCATTTATTCTACTTGGAATAATGGTGGCTATAACACAATTAGTGGTACATCTATGGCAACTCCTCACGTTGCTGGACTAGCTGCTAAAGTTTGGGCTCAAAATCCAACTTGGTCCAATACACAACTTCGTACAAATCTACAAAACCGTGCTAAAGCAGTTGATATTAAAGGTGGAATCGGCGCAACAACTGGCGATGATTACGCTTCCGGTTTTGGATTTGCTCGTGTGCAATAAAAGATTTACTTAAATAACCCCCCCTCCCTCCACTATACCAAGTGGAGGGTTAATTATTTTACCACCTTCATTAAATCCTCTACTAATTCAGGTAAATATTCCTTCAACTCTCTAAATTCAAATCTTAATTCTTTTGCCTTTTCATTGCTTATTAACCAAGTCTCTGAAATATTGTATGGAGAAATATTATCTTCATTATCAGTAGAAATTATTTTCGCAGAAGCTTTCGCCTTTTCTTCTATTATATAAATCATCTCTTGTAGTTTAACGCTCCCATTGGAAGTTGCATTTATCGGCCCAGTGAAATCAGAAAGACCGATCCAAGCTAGAAATTGTCCAGCTTCCTCTTCCGATATAAAATCCATTGCAGCTTCTAAATTCACCAAATGGATTTCCTCTTGATTGACTACTTTTTCCACATAGAATTTAAGTCGTTCCGTATAATCATTCACACCAATAACTATTGGAAATCTAACAGCGACGACGGGGAAAGGAGCCTTTTGAAATAACACCGCTTCCGCCTGGCGTTTTCCTTCATT encodes:
- a CDS encoding helix-turn-helix domain-containing protein translates to MQIGSLIKYHRTKKGITQRELAMGICSIPHLSKIENNAKDANKETLRLLLERLEINLQDVEKSEQNIRHLLKEFLDHIQFYEKEKITEAFNQLENYVDIIVFTDYAYVYELYRLRYYVFIRDFNKAEEQSKWLQAQKQNFSQHEEYLFTYFKALFLVLRGRYEEGDELLTRLVQADNRISHLEGEFYYHLGLVKGHLHQHSQAIFYGKKSLESYYEEYNLKRILHVMMMLAINYSRAELYDEALEIYSHLLRNAEMFNQIELLPHIYNNIGDLHDSMANHSIALAYFKKSVSLMSKDTDFYLLSLYNLAYTEYKLGLWEDSKDSFELLKAEATQMRVVHFRLFATFYLLLLSDQEVKAMDLLENKILPSTSKLAVLIGAKEHYSSILANYYKREGKFEKAVQYIDKGENG
- a CDS encoding S8 family peptidase produces the protein MRKVKMLVLSALIVGTLSAPIQVAGATPPSEDKNSSETFRVYVEANNKTTKSTLKGQYEARWELTENGFSTDMNQKQFEALQKNKNVTVTKVDIVTLDTDVRVSEFEALAGEYPTQQVPWGIKAIYNNSNLTTTSGGQGINIAVLDSGVNTSHYDLVNTVEQCKDFTGSTPLVNGSCTDGNGHGTHVAGTALADGGSDKAGIYGVAPEADLWAYKVLGANGSGYSDDIAAAIQHTADQAVATGTKTVINMSLGSSVSNSLITNAVNYAYGKGVLIVAAAGNSGPAQGSIGYPGALVNAIAVAALENRQQNGTYRVADFSSRGYGSTDGDYIIQQGDIEISSPGASIYSTWNNGGYNTISGTSMATPHVAGLAAKVWAQNPTWSNTQLRTNLQNRAKAVDIKGGIGATTGDDYASGFGFARVQ
- a CDS encoding NAD-dependent epimerase/dehydratase family protein; amino-acid sequence: MKKALVLGGTRFFGVHLVEALLEKEFEVTIATRGKTEDSFSTKVNRIIVDRLDLREFKHLLDKETWDIVFDQICYSSQEALAAIEVFKDNTKKYVFTSSKSVYNVGNAETGYVEEDFIPIEHPIVIGPKEDFTYNEGKRQAEAVLFQKAPFPVVAVRFPIVIGVNDYTERLKFYVEKVVNQEEIHLVNLEAAMDFISEEEAGQFLAWIGLSDFTGPINATSNGSVKLQEMIYIIEEKAKASAKIISTDNEDNISPYNISETWLISNEKAKELRFEFRELKEYLPELVEDLMKVVK